A window of Castanea sativa cultivar Marrone di Chiusa Pesio chromosome 8, ASM4071231v1 genomic DNA:
TTAGATAGCTCTTTGTAGGCTTCCAAGACTTGTGAGGTTTGAATCTCCTTGAATTCAAGTGTATCCTCTAGTATTTGTCTCAGGATCCCTCAcagttttttccctttttctatttttctgaGATTTAAAAAAGCTTTTCAAATGATCTTTTTGCTTTGATTCTTTTTTGCTAAATGGTTTTTGCTGATGGCTTCACCCCCTTTTATAGTACTTTCCTAGGGTTTTGCTGCCCTGGGTACCAAAATCAATGTTGTGTCAGCAACATTAGTGGCTGATCCCTGCCTTATTTTCTCACTATATTCTCATTTTAAGGTTTCCTCCCACAAAGTCCCCAGCTGACATTCCTCTTTTAGGGGGTCTTAAGAGCTCCTTATTTTCTCACTATATTCTCCTTTTGAGATTTCTCCCCAAAAGGTCCCTAGCTGACCTTTCTCTTTTAGGGAGTTCTAAGAGCTGACGTTCCATCCTCTCTTCCCAATGCTTCTAAATGCTCATTTTCAAAACCACCTTTTTGGTTGTTTcaccttttgtcattttctctAAATGGGAAGATTTCTCTCTGTCAAGCTGAAAGAACCCCAACCACCTTCCTTCATGGTCCACCTTACTACGTTCCCCAAGGTTCCAAGCTTCTTTTCATAAAGTGTTGATTCCTAAGCCATTAGCTTTTTTTTGAGCCGTAAGCGGTTGATGAGCATCCCTGTCTTCATTCCTTGTGTCCATAAGCATGCTCCCCTGAGCTGTCCACATCTCAGCTGACTCCTTCCTGTATTTCCCGAGGATCTCATGGTTTTGGTAGTCCCAAGGTATCCTGGTCCAGTCCTTTTCTGGGCTCCCCAAGAAACTCTCTTTACAAAATCTGGGCTGagcttcctttttcattttccttctttttctaaGGCCCAAAGCTTGCCCATTCATGGGTTTGGGCCTCCTCTTACTCATTTTTAAGTGGGCCTTGGTTGGTGGATTAGACCTTACCTTCCTTTGAGGACCTTTTTAGTTTTAGATTTCAACACTTGTGATATTTTAGGCCTCGACACAATGCTTGTGATATTTTGGACCTCAACAAAACTAAAGCAATTTAGAGCTATAGAACTTTTAAATAAATCaagtttgattttcttgaaataaattctattatatagattataaagtaaataataaaatgacatttggtgtgcatttaaaaaaagaagaagaagacaaccctcctattaaaaaaaaaaaaagacgaccTGTAATTTAACAATAGGATTTTCAAATAttaatgtaataaattttttttttttttttggagaagacaataaaaagttattaagtgGTATAATGTTAAAAAGAGCGAAAGAGTTACATTAGGTGTGCGTTTGGGAAccaatgaaaattataaattatttcactattcagcttatttttgatactattcatgggctctactgcactttttgatactattcatgggccccaTTGTATtattcaactaacttttacctttatttaaagtactttcagtaataaattctcagttttagcaaaataagtacTATTCAAACAGACCTTAGGTATAACATGATCATGacctatcataaaatattaattatttaactcTTTTGCATAGTGCATATGTGTGTTACTGTGTatctttacatatatatatatatataattattcaaaatatatatgcTTAACAAAATGGAGAAATTATGCAATATTTTGAttagtgtataataaaagtaaatttaaaatgcaaaactcacaatctatattttactataattcatttcaattttctatttttgcttttatttatttcaatcatttaagtttcaaatttatttaattaaaatctcTCTATCAACTTTTGTTAAGTGTTGCGGttaattgtcaaaatttttaattttttcttaaaattttgtaaaattataaaaatccaattaatgattgaaaaaaaaatttcaaagtgtttttcaaataaattttgagGGGAACaattaattttcatataaaatgaTATGAGTGCAATCTCCATAGTCCATACCAAATAAATAAGCGTGGGTGTATAACATGTATGTCTACGCATAACTAGCATACATGTTCCgcaaagcttctttttttttttttttttttttttcagataagAAAAGCATGTTCTAAAATCTAAAGTACCACATGTGGTAATTAAGCTTCCCAACAATTATTAAGAGTgctcccctaaaaaaaaaaaacaaaaaacaattatacgAGTGTGTATTGGTCCATCATTTTATTTGGATAGCACATAATTTTTCTCTTATTAATTAAGTGTTGGCTCTACTCACTAGGGCTGGCAATTCGTGTTCACATGTAGGATTTGTGTCGTGTCATCTCATAAGTATCATACtatataggtcaacactaatccgacatgtttattaaacgtgTCAAGATTcttcaaccctaacacgactcatttattaaacgagtcagTTACGTTGAtttgtttatcagattttatcaaaatgaaaaaaaaaattataaaaaaaacaaacaagtaaatatttttaatataaaattcagaactaacgagtaattGTATCACAACTAATTATTTAAAACTAAcacatatcccaatatcacaattaatcaatcacaatatgttaaagaaaataaatcacaataactaataagtttatatacctaaaGTTTGAATGATATattgataaaatcttatttaataaataggtcagacaagtcaaacgggttctatgtgttgAACATCAacccaacccgtttattaaacgggtcaattGTGTTAACCTGAATATGATATAAACTTATTAAGTCTCAATTTATAACCAACTAATTTTGTGTCGTGTCATGTTGGGTTCACGGCTCGTGTCTAATTTTACCACTTCTACAACTCACTATAGTTTATTAGTTTGAACTGTACCTAATTATGACATAACCGGGCCAAATCAACTTAGCACGAACCATTCACTAAGACtcttctaaatttaaaatttcttcttttattgattCGGTTTTAATGGATTTCTAAATACAATATAAAGtcatataagaaatttttatatagtaacagcattactttttctttttctttttttggagaaggtATAACTTGTTAACTTGATGTgtaattctcaaatatatatattttctttgtcAGAACTACTAATAACgttaagaagttttttttttttttggtaatttgattTTAGACTCCCTCTTAAttatttaccttttttatttaacatattatattttattcttaaaattctctctctctctctctctctctctatctctatatatatatatatatatatagcgtgAGTTTGAATTACTCCTTTTATTTAAGCTTTTTAGGTTATATGCTTCTATAAAACTTCCTAAAGccttaatttttgttaagtaCAACTATACTTTTGCCAAGCAAAcatatccaaaaagaaaaactatgcaaacaaacttttagcaaaaatacTAATCCAAATgcatacttaatttttttttttatatatgatttaactttattttatgttttatgtataGCATGtatatgcattttcttttcttattttgtagaaTTGTTGCACTATAAGATTATTAGAATTAAGATTTATGTATTGTTCCATATTTTTAGCTTTGAGTACTGTAGACATTAAAAAGTatgaaaaactttatttttccctttttttgtacataaaaaaaggGCATATGTAGTTGACTCGACTCATTAAAGGTGAAGTAAGAGTTATAGAAAAACTACCACTGTGTACCtttggtgcagtggtcacttcacaaatataagtgtttatgGGTTGTAAGGGACAAAAGTTggggttcaagttttcaagaggaagtttcacacatatatacacttaaattaggttagagtataaattctatcttgtataaaaaagaGTTATAGAAAAACTAACaaacaattttaatttgataagtTTCTAATCCGTATCTTAATTGgatcaaacccaaatcaatccGACCCAACTCATTGTTAGGTCTAGTATGTTTACAGGATTTAACAATTGATTAGCTGAAGCAAGTGAGTAATAATGGGGATTAAGGTAGGAGTTATGATTCAAATGGGATTGCTAAAATATCAAGTAGAATAAAAGAAGATAGAGGATGAAAGTGGAGACATGCACCACGTTTTTAATTAGTTAAGTTGCTCTTAATAGTATTCTTATTGGGATCAACACAGAAGATAGAAAGGCTTGTGGTTCATCATTTATGGGTGGTTCCTCGAAAAGATGTAGGGGTAGTTCATAACTTAAGTACTTGACCTCAGTCAAACTTCTCTTGGAGAATGAATCGGTTTAGCTGTGGCTGATGAAAATGATCAGTTGACGGCTAATTCagttgtttggtaatgttgtgcAAAAGCTGAGGTGTGTTTGAAAATGGAGATAAGATGTGAGACATATGTGccatttataatttgataaacaCAATctaccaagaaaagaaaatgataaacacaaaaacagctagagaaagagagaaaaaaccgGCTCTAAGCTCTATTAATTAGTATATATCCATATACCAAAAGAAAGTTAACAACTTActatatactattatttaaataatgccatcttttttataaatttataggCAAAATTTAAGTACCTCAAGAGAGAtatccaaggttcaaatcctcATTCCTCTAACTATTatgcaaaaaatcaaaatcaaaatacaattaattcttttcataaaaaaaaaaaaaattctcaaactcatcatatcttgaagttaaaaaaaaaaaaaaaaaattccacatgaACCAGCATAATACCTAtgtttatctttattatatatatatacacacacacacaacactgtatgtttataaaaatataataataaataacaaggtgtgatttcaaaaataaactatatatactataataataaaataaaaaagctataTATGTAATAGGTTTAAATGGGAATATTGTGGGATACTGGAATAATGTACATACCTTATGGAAACCGAAGCCTAAGAGCTTTGCCATAGAAAAGTTGGCAAAGAAGACTACATGTATTAATTGTAGGAATAAAAGTCATTCATGTGCAATGGGAAATCTGTTACACTTTCGGAAATTTAATGAATACCGACTTATTTGCACATATTTTCTGAGATATTCTCGCTATATCACAGTCCAAAAACAAGTCCTCCTCGCTTCCCAaatcttcttattcttcttccatCTTATGAAACCTTTTCCTCTTTAAGTCTTATAACCTTTgttttcaatctctctctctctctgtatctctctttctttgcttCTTAGCTGTTTATTCCTTTTTCTCGTGCCTTCTCTTTTCTCCTTCCAATGGATTTTGATGAGCAAGAAAACCAGCTTGACGAGATGGAGAAGGTGAAAGGGTCATCTTCGTTAGAGACTTTGGCTTATGGTGAAAACAAAAGGCCAAAAGCCACAAAAGAGAGCGAGAGCGATCAGAATATTCATCAGGATATACGTATCTGTGACTTCTGTGGCAAAACTTTTAACGGTGGAAAAGCTTTAGGAGGCCACAGAAGATCTCATCTTCAAGCTATGAAGCTTGATCTTTCCAAGAACAGCATCAAGAAACATGTCTTTCAGGGTCATACTGATTCGGGTTTGGCGGCGAAGACTGTCAATTATGATCTGATGGCTGATAAGCTTACGTGCTGTATATGTAACAAAAATTTCCCATCAACGAAATCGCTTTCTGGACACATGAGGTCTCATCCTGATAGAGATTGGAGGGGCATTCAACCTCCTCCCATAGCTGATCAAAACAGTCCTAGTACTAGTTCGGGCAGGTCATATTCTGAGGACCATGAagtggatgatgatgatgatcatcTTCATAATAGCTCAGCTGAGACATACGTGAGATCTGGTGTTGATCTTCTGAGCTATGTATCTAACTGGTCCAAGTCTGACAAGAGAGGAAGGAAGTGTATTGATAGCACCGAGGCTGCACAGAATCTCATGTGTTTATCTCGTGATAAGAGTTTCTTTAGTCTCAATCCGTACATAGCTGCAAGAAGTAATAGTTGTGGTAAAGAAGGACAAGAAAAGCACATAGTGGAGCTGACTGAGAGCAAGAAAACTAAAGGTGGCAGTCCAGGTAAACCCTTTAAAGATAGTTATGAAGTTAGTGGAAaaaacatgaagaagaagaaagtgaagAATTGGAAAAAGATGTTGAAAGATTTAGAACAAGAAGATCTTGGCTTGATTGATGATGATAAAGGCAGCTATAAGTGCAGCGATTGTGGTAAACCTTTCCCAACTTTCCAGGCATTGGGTGGTCACAGATCAAGTCAcaacaaagagaagaagaaacaagCAACAAATGCATTATTTGTAGATGATGAGATCGAAGAAGAAAGCATTATTAAGACATTCCCTATGAATGGGGATCTTGATGACGGGCATAGAAGATGTGATTCTACAGGACTAGTTGAAGCTCCTCCATCGAGTGAAGTAGTATCACCAGGAGGTACTGATGAAGCTAAAATAGCATCCTCTGGAGAAGTCAATCAGAGTGGTCAAAGAATATTGGATTTTGATCTTAATCAACCTTGTAATCTCATGGACGATGAAGGTATTGAGTCTACCTTCAATCTGTTGTAAACCTGTGATATCTTGATATTGGTCATGCATCTTCTTTCCTTGCTAGTTAGTGATGTTATTGAACTTTCTACCTTTGCTGCTTGGATTTTAGATTCAAGATTTAGTTTTTCAAACTTTGGCTTCTCATATCTAGTTATACATGTCtcttttgttcttgaatttaGTTGTTTCTGTATCACAGACAAGATTGTTTTTGTTATTGATTGCTTGGAGGAACCGAGCCTAATGAACTACTTGATTAGCTAATGATTTGTAACTTAAAAAATCATgattattttatgttcattgTTAACAATGGTTTTATACAAGATTGACTTCCAATTCGATTAAAGATAAATACTATCTTCCTATAAACAATCAACAAAACTTATCATGATTTGAACTAATCCTTATCCAAACTAATTGATTTGAATgaatacaatttatttttatttatccaatactaattaaaatatattaggcACATAAAATGCTACTTCCTAAAAGCTTCTTATCCTTTCAAatttagaggtttttttttttttttttaaatttttatattggtAAGTTAAAATTATACCTGTGATGTGTTTTGTGTTTGAATCCACGACTTCACTCTCCACTTAACAGTTAACACTTATAAAGGGATAAAGTGTCATTTCTTGTTCTTATTGACTTGGAAGAAGTGTCAAGTTGAGTTATAAGTTTATTGGCATTTTGAATTTGGACTTAGCCCCTTCACTATTACTTGTTATGCATAATCATGTGGTCAGGTTTTGCTACAAAGAAAATATCCAAAAGACATCTGATTCTTTCTAATTATAATGAAGATGTTAATTAGCCAGAAGAACATGTTCATCTTTGGTtatgtatttttgttattacCTGCTGAAATTTATTTTGGGATAGCTCTGATATCCCTTTGGTTTATCTGACTTTGTTTCATGATGTTCGAGTATCAGTACTGAAGATGATTATTGAAAGCAAAGTAgactatttccttttttttttactatttggtggtgatatcaaaatatcaaatgcTCATCTACTTGTAATCTTGTATAAGCTTTCACTCAACAGTAGATATTACAGCTGGTAGAATTTCTGGAGTGCACAACAGGTTTTGGTGAGTGCGTGCACACcactcaaatttttaaaaaagtttagaGGTATTTATTGTATATGAAAGAGATTTTAAATCTTATAATTAGCCAATTAGGGCATGTTTAGGGGGTAAGATTAGATTTTGTGAGTTTAAACTCCTTACCTTTTGAATTACTGGTAAATCATTATTCAGAAAGAGctaattttagatattttgaaattttaatctggattaaaaataaaataaaataacttatttGACCATTATGAATCTATATATGATAGGTGAACTCTTGATTTTTTATaagtgcaaaaaaataaattcttattttttaggtgagatttttttttttttttttagatggttAAATATATTTACCTTGCTCTCTTGGAGAGGTACCAACTCACTAAAATGGTGCAGTAGTTTTTAGGCGAGAAATTAGAATCACATATTGTGGTATTGAGACAATTTTTTCATATGTTTATGGGTTcctttatattaaaaaaataatatataaaagttttGGGTCTTAAAACTCCAACAATgcataaaattaaacaattgctGTCAATACTCAATAGTAGGATTGAGTTTCTTTCATTATAGTACCAaatcaaaaatatgaatttcaatCGTATAATTTGATTGCACCAACGAAACATTAAAACTTtgataataacaaaaacaattttcattatttatttcaaaaaaactgTCTTTTCAAAGAATTTGAAACTCACAAATTATAACTTGTTAAACACTTAAACTACACCATGATAAATTACTTagcaaaatagaagaaaaaaaaaagtgtagaaGCTGTCAATTTAGTCACTGTCTATCGTTGAATATTTACACATGCTTCTAAGAAAAATAGACAGCGACTAAATTGaagatattgtaaaatttttggtgGCATggtgaaatttgtagagagaaTATCACAGGTGCAATTATCGTTTGAGTCTGCAAATTGAGGAAATATTGAATGGCAAAGCATGAAAAAGTAGAAGTTCaatgttatattattgttattattaatgtaTGATAATTGCATTTGTGcctttacattttctatataattATTCATTGCAATTTTATAGAGCATATTTTTTTCAGCAGAGAAGCCTGTACATTAGCATTTAAAATCTAAAAGtaattaagaagaagaaataataacCGGTTAAGAATGAGAAGTTCAgagaagttaaaacttaaaattttaagtaaaagttTGTCAATAAAAGGGGAttaatgagacttttttttttttttaagagagtttcatCAACCTATGGTTTAATGAGACTTAAATGCGAGGTATTGGGATAGTAAAAGTCAATTGTTTGTTTGCATTTACATCAAATTAAATGACTCTtttgcctctcttttttttttttttttttttctctttttatcgAATTCTAATTTGTCCTTTAACCTTTgtcaaagtttctcaaaaaagaaatttgttaaccatttgtgaaaattattttttgtccttagttagtttttttttttttttaaatcaatttgaAGTTAACATTAAgggtattttgaaaataatgaaaaatgtaCATCAAGAGTCATATTTTCTTAACATATAGAGGCACTCCAAGATTTTCAAACTTCAACTGGGTAAAAATcctagtaaaaagaaaaaaactaggtaaaaattaattagggaaattttttttagaagaagaaatgtctttgaaaaaaaaattagggaaatTTAAGTTTCTTTGAAAAAAACCAATGTATCGAGAcataattattacaaaattttcacaacttctTAAAGTAGTTGACTATGAATGGTAGACAACTACTACCTTTACATTGatctattacttttttttccccccactAATTACAGTCAATTGCTTTAGCAAATTGTGGAATAAGTTGTGTccctaaattaattttgaaacaataatattgttttttttttttgtattattcaaTACAATAATGTGGGTATATCCAATTAGGAAACTTAGGTACAACACTTAAAGAATTGCAGCTATATTTTGACCAATTTAACTTATTATACCcattctcttctcaaaaaaaaaaaaaaacttattacacCCATAATTTTAGTAACtgccaaaaatttaaaattctcacCAGCCtagaataataattttacaGTTGCATCGATTGAAAAGAATTTTGTGGGGTCAATGAtgagaaatttattgaaaaattaggataatttttcaatttaaaaatgtatgaaTAGATTACCTtaccataatatatatatatatatatatatatatatatatatatgtatgtatgtatgtatgtagttatatgtatatatgtattttaaGGTGGTTCTCCTGCTAGGGcctaacaaattaataaatcCATTGATCATAATTCCTGTGTCCCCCTCTTTCTTCTAAAATCAATTGTGCCTTCTAGGcctttttatttaccaataaataaataaaaattttcttgtctTCTCCATAAAAAACCAAATCGGCAAAATCCCCATCCCGAAACACCAAGTCTGTTAAATCTCAATGCTAGACGTGACCTGTTGCAAAGTTGTGAGCGGaagttgtgtttgttttgttgagaAGGTAAAAATTTGGACAATAGATGCTGTTAGATAGCATTTACAAGGGGAATAAAGGGATGACTATAATTTTTCCTCTCTATAATAAGTATATGTAAGATTAAAGGAAAATTTCAAAAGCTAGGGGGAGCCATGGCCCCCCTTGGCACCCCCTGGCTCCGCCTGTGGGCCCCATGTACTCAAttgagtattttttaaaaaacattattcacttataattaaaaaataataataataaagtacaTGTATTTAATTGTGATTATTCTTAATTGAACTTGTGCATATGACATGGTTATAACTTAATAAGCTAGCAATCTTGTCAATTCTACTTAGGTTGCCATTTCGGTTTGTCTATAATTTCTTCACAGTGCTCTACcatatcatttatttatttttgagaaataattataacatgctgTTAACCccgcagctcgaaccctttctCCTCTAAACTCCATGCACTTTGTATATGAGGAAGTGTCAATTCAGCAACAAAGCCTTTGGCTACCATATCATTtattaattcaaaatcaaataatacaTGTTTATATATCATCATtatataacatgtcaactatgataaagtaaattaaaaaaaaaacacacattcttaatgggaaaaaaaatgtcataggTGAGTTAggtaatgaaaaaagaaaaagttttagcaaccaaaaaaaaaaaaaaaagagtttgcaCGCAACTCTTGGGCAGAACATGTGCATTATATTATTACTAAAACCATGTCTTCCAAGTTCAGCACCGAAGTACAACCAACCAACACCATAATGTGCAAAGGAACAACAATACCATAAAAACTTTCCACCAACAGCATAAAGTTTGAGAATAAACTCCCtatcaaatataacaaatagTTTCAAAGATGACTAAAGTTCCAGGAAGATTTCAATAATCTCCAAAAAGTTTATAGGAGTCAAGAAGAGTTCTCTCATGCGCAATATCAAAGTCACATCCTTTCTTAATATAGGCAACAGTCAGAGCACCAATTTGCTAGTAGCCATTGCTATATTCTTCACCAAGAAGTGCCCCTATGGCATCTGTAAGAGTGGACTGATTCTTACCATGCTCATTATAATGCCCAAACCAACCCAGGTCAAGTAAAGCATCGGGCCTGGTAAAGTCTCTCTGAGTTGAAAGTTCTTTCTTAATGACATAATGGGTTCGATCCTGATTGACTGTTTCAGGCATACTACTGCACCCTGCATAAAACATGTGACAGACTTTTTCAGCACAGCTATATTGTTCAATCTTAGAAAGTTAATGTGATGTAAAAAATTCTCACCCAGCACAGTTTCGACTGATTGGTGTTCGTCCATGGAGCTTCCACTTAGAGGAGTATATTCACTGAATACTGATGCAGCAGAATGACCTAGAGGTGAATTTGGCTCACCATGTGCTTCCCATTTTGTCTTATTACAGGGATTCATGGGCGAACTTTCCACCACATCTGCTGGCATGAAAGAAGTGTCTGATGTTTGCTGGGGTGAGTTCTTTGAGCCTTTTAAAGTCTGCGACTCATAGAGTATGGCTTCCAACAAACCACTGCTCCTTGGTGAAAGACAATCTGAATGAGTCTGCTCTGTTGGAGGAGACTGGATCAAACTATCAACAGACTCAAGTGAAGGCAGTGGGGAAGTAGGGGTGCCCCAGCTGCCAGGTTGAGTTTCTGAATATTGGAGTGAAGGGAGCTCCAACTTCATAGCCTCAGATATGGGCtcggaagaagaagaattgccATTTAAAAGGGCATGGCTGCCAGGAAGAACACCTGATGGTAACTGGTCATTGGTGTTATGATAAGGAAAAGTTATAGAAGGCAAGTTAAAGGGTTCAGCAACATTCTCATAAGTATTATCCATGTAGTGACTGAATATTGGAAGAGCACCACTGACACTGACATCCGGACCAGGGAACATGGTCTCTGACCCTCGGAGGCGTTTGAAGGGATAAATTGTTGGGATCTTGAAGTTATATGGACGGGATGAACCAATACCTTGTTTGAGCAAGCTGCTTGCAGGAATATCAAGAAGTTTTGGCGAATAAGAGAGATACTCACGATCAAGATCCAAATCTTTGAATTTCACATCAGGAATCTCCAAATCGTCTCCCTGCAAGTGATCATGATGGTGTGCGTCCCCCGTTGGCAAAGTACTCTTTTGGTTGTCTCGACTCCcattcaatacttgtaaacacacTTCAGGTGGATAAATTGGTGCGCCAGCTCGTTGCAGTCTCTTAATCCTTGTATTCCAGTAATTCTTTATTTCATTATCAGTACGTCCAGGCAACTGTTAAACGGAGAGAAGGAGAAATGTGAAAAGGGAGGTCAGTCTATCTCTGACCATATGCAAATACATCACCAAAATGAATAAACAACCAAGTCAGGAGGCCTTAAAACCGAATGACTACAAATTAGAAGAAATCTAGTGTTGCAAGTACTAGTAAAAGATGAAACATAGTCAACATTGTGCTCTCTGCACAACTATCTTTGGCTGCAAGGATTAAAAATGTGGAATTTTCAGTACGACAACCACAATTATTTTGACCAAAGCAATTAAATGAATAAGACTAAGTGGACTTAATTTTCAATAATGGATACTTAATTCTCTATTTACATAGAAAGAAAATCAAGTCTACAAAAATATTGGAACCAATGCAAATAGATGAATTATGTCATGTATGATTAATAAAACCAGAATGTTGGCTATATTACTCAATTAAACATCCTGATGGGACAAGCTAGGCAGTTTGAGAGGGTTTACAAGAGATGGGGATCCAACTTCTAAAGCACATATTTCATTTGTGAGCCCGCCTGAGATTTATCTATCTAGTTTGCTTGTTTGAAGCTTTTATTTTAATGGGATCTTATGTTTGTTTCTTAGTTGCAGCTTATTTAATGTATTCTTCTTAAAGTGTTTTCTTCTATTTGAAGTCAGTTAGCATTTTAGAACCTTTCTCAGGTAGTTTTTTATGTAACTTCAGTACAAAAGCATATGCAGCCATCCTGTTTGAGGATTtag
This region includes:
- the LOC142607300 gene encoding uncharacterized protein LOC142607300; the protein is MDFDEQENQLDEMEKVKGSSSLETLAYGENKRPKATKESESDQNIHQDIRICDFCGKTFNGGKALGGHRRSHLQAMKLDLSKNSIKKHVFQGHTDSGLAAKTVNYDLMADKLTCCICNKNFPSTKSLSGHMRSHPDRDWRGIQPPPIADQNSPSTSSGRSYSEDHEVDDDDDHLHNSSAETYVRSGVDLLSYVSNWSKSDKRGRKCIDSTEAAQNLMCLSRDKSFFSLNPYIAARSNSCGKEGQEKHIVELTESKKTKGGSPGKPFKDSYEVSGKNMKKKKVKNWKKMLKDLEQEDLGLIDDDKGSYKCSDCGKPFPTFQALGGHRSSHNKEKKKQATNALFVDDEIEEESIIKTFPMNGDLDDGHRRCDSTGLVEAPPSSEVVSPGGTDEAKIASSGEVNQSGQRILDFDLNQPCNLMDDEGIESTFNLL
- the LOC142606949 gene encoding transcription factor GAMYB-like isoform X1 yields the protein MCQMNSKGIFKEMMGATNDSEKRKISKGRRDLASIQEACAGGSLGVGGGLKKGPWTSAEDAILVEYVKKHGEGNWNAVQKHSGLSRCGKSCRLRWANHLRPDLKKGGFNPEEERRIIELHAMMGNKWARMAAELPGRTDNEIKNYWNTRIKRLQRAGAPIYPPEVCLQVLNGSRDNQKSTLPTGDAHHHDHLQGDDLEIPDVKFKDLDLDREYLSYSPKLLDIPASSLLKQGIGSSRPYNFKIPTIYPFKRLRGSETMFPGPDVSVSGALPIFSHYMDNTYENVAEPFNLPSITFPYHNTNDQLPSGVLPGSHALLNGNSSSSEPISEAMKLELPSLQYSETQPGSWGTPTSPLPSLESVDSLIQSPPTEQTHSDCLSPRSSGLLEAILYESQTLKGSKNSPQQTSDTSFMPADVVESSPMNPCNKTKWEAHGEPNSPLGHSAASVFSEYTPLSGSSMDEHQSVETVLGCSSMPETVNQDRTHYVIKKELSTQRDFTRPDALLDLGWFGHYNEHGKNQSTLTDAIGALLGEEYSNGY
- the LOC142606949 gene encoding transcription factor GAMYB-like isoform X2 — encoded protein: MMGATNDSEKRKISKGRRDLASIQEACAGGSLGVGGGLKKGPWTSAEDAILVEYVKKHGEGNWNAVQKHSGLSRCGKSCRLRWANHLRPDLKKGGFNPEEERRIIELHAMMGNKWARMAAELPGRTDNEIKNYWNTRIKRLQRAGAPIYPPEVCLQVLNGSRDNQKSTLPTGDAHHHDHLQGDDLEIPDVKFKDLDLDREYLSYSPKLLDIPASSLLKQGIGSSRPYNFKIPTIYPFKRLRGSETMFPGPDVSVSGALPIFSHYMDNTYENVAEPFNLPSITFPYHNTNDQLPSGVLPGSHALLNGNSSSSEPISEAMKLELPSLQYSETQPGSWGTPTSPLPSLESVDSLIQSPPTEQTHSDCLSPRSSGLLEAILYESQTLKGSKNSPQQTSDTSFMPADVVESSPMNPCNKTKWEAHGEPNSPLGHSAASVFSEYTPLSGSSMDEHQSVETVLGCSSMPETVNQDRTHYVIKKELSTQRDFTRPDALLDLGWFGHYNEHGKNQSTLTDAIGALLGEEYSNGY